The genomic segment ATAGTTTGGTCCAATTTGATAATGAGCCTATTCACGCTAACGGGCCTAAGGACTGAGATGCCATTTCTTAACGAGATTGATATCAGTGTCTCAGATTAATattgtatttctttttctttttgaaaaacgATTAATATTGTATTTCGCAAGTTATTTTTGGTCTCTTACATGTGTATTAGCACCTAATGCAATATACTCCTTTAATCAATTCAGTTTATTCATTTGTGTAGTTTCCTTAAAGTTTCTTAGACTGAGAATCGATCTGTTAAAGTAAGTTGTCCAAAAAAGGGAAATAGACAATTGATAATTGACACGATCACGCTTCCCGCGCTTGAGGCGGATTAAATCGATAGATTTCTTTAGCCATTCACCAAAGCAAAGTCCttcaataaaacaataaatagtGGACTTGACTTCACCACGTTATGAACAATGTACAATAGGCACAATGTAATTCGTTAGGAAAGAACTTAAAATGTAAATCCATTATACATTTGCTTTAAAGACGCAAGTATTACTTTACGTAAATGAAATCGTAGTCTATATTTAAGATGAACACGAGCTTTTGAATACGCAATttgaatttgtttgtttttctaaaGTTTGTTTAGTATAATTCGATCATCAAACAttacactgtttttttttcattacagcatcatgatttaaaattttcaacttgttctttaaaaaaaaaggtagaaCTCAGATAAAAAACACTCGGAGTTGAAAGATTCTCACATCACATGATACTGCAATTATCAGGATCTTCACGGTAACCACCGTACATCACCGGAGGTGGATACTGCGAAGGTACCATCTGGTATGGTGTTTCACGCATAGATCTACAAAATCCGCAGTACCCCGAATTCGGTATCTCGCATATGCATCTTCTCGCCGGAGCCATCTCATTGTGATATTCTATTAGATGCGGCTGCGATGGCTgcttctgctgctgctgcggCGACGGCGACGGCGGAGGTGCGGCCTGAACTGTGACAATGGTCGTGTGACAAACTTTCTTCCGGAGTTCACGAGTTAGCTCCGCCGTATCAATCCCTTCTCCCACTATAACCAGCTGATCGTTCTGTCCCTGGATCGAGACAGATCTCACACCTGTACGCGCGTAAACAAACAAAGTTACTAAAACATTTTCACATGTGAAGTGACCTAACTTGGATTGCAAGTTATTTGCAAAAGAAGCCAATAGAGATGTTTTACCAGATGCTCCAGATGCAATTTTCATAGCTTTCTTGATTGATTTCTCACTCTCGCCCATGTACATCTTCAGAACTATCCTTTGCTGAATAAACAAACATATGGTATTTGAAAACAATATGGatttaactaataatttttttttctttcaggaATGGATAGAaatggttctttttttttacaagcaAGTTGTTTCAATGAAGAGAGCAATAAGAATGAAAACAATAAGGCACTTACCCTCATCGTACTGCCGGAAAACTCACCGGAGAGGATATTCCGATATGGGGTTTTGAGTAAGGGAGAGAAACCAAATGCGATAGGTGAAAATGCTTGAATCGATATGGGATTGAGTGTTTGTCCTCTAGTATAATATCAAATAACAATGGTCTGAAGCAATGAATGATAAAATATCTAGATTCCTGATTTACATACAAAACATtcaatattattatatgaattctagtatatcattaaaatatttccttattagataataaaacaaatcttattaaaaaaattcatttaatagtataaaaagttcatgtatctTATTGGAAGGTTCTTGTCAATCAATTGTATGTGTATTCGTAGTAATTCTATAAGCAGATTTCCTGAAATTTACAAgttctgtttatttttatttttttcaatcacTATTAATTTCGTTGCATTTTGCTTCAAACTTTCATTTTTTCAATTAATTACTAATTCAAAGAAACTGAAATTTATGGCCTCCCCTTGTCGGCTAAGCTTGAGTTTAAGTTTCCAAGAAACTATAAACATTCTTTTGTAAGTTTACCTACCAGGCTACCATTACCATATAGTAAACAAATAAGTGACAATACAAGCACCTAGCTAGTGTGGAGGAGATAAACAGGTTGTACCTTCAAAAGACAAGGGCCTGCAAAAATCTCTTTAAGACTAAACACGTTGCAAGAATCGCAACACCATTTCCACTACAACATTCTCCAAAACAACTTATAGATACTGAGATCACACAcaaaaatctttatatataaagaagagtttcAATCTCTCCTAGAGTGTCCACATGGGATTCCACGTCACTAATTCCCCTTCTGTCATTTTGCCACGTGTCAACCTAATAAAACGCAGCGATTCATAATCTGGAGATCATTTGGGCTTTTAAAAGTTACgcgtatattttatgttatggGATTTAGTTCGGATGAGTTATTTACAACTTGCAAAAAGCCTTTAACTGGCCGAAACATTTCTCGAAACCATTAACCTGTGCAGCCACGTCCTATCATCTTCCTCCTACTAGCGAAACCCAAAATTTCCTGCCGCTCAGGATCTCTGGTGTAACGGCCTGTCTGAATAATTATGCTTCATCAAATTTATGTTAATGGCTTTTACAATCAGAACCTACTTGCCGATACAATTTCCCTGCCTTCACACTATATCTATCACTCTGATATAACGCTTCACTATTCCCTCCAAACAAGTCTAGAAAAGTCCTTCACCTCCATGGCCAATAAAAAAGCAATATCATCCTCCATGATCCACTATGCTCTGTTCTTCAGTTATGCTCTTACTGGAACACATCGAGAAGATGCATGCTTATTGGTCTGGATATAAGGAGAGGAGGAGGCAGATCCAAAATGCAGGTTCTTTTAATTATTGAAAAGACATTTCGTTTGTGAGATTATGAACAAACTAATAGATGTCGTAAAAGCTAACAGATCTGGTACaaagatatttaatttattaaatttggttGATTTTCAGGTGTAAACGAGCTTTAGGTTGTGTGGCCTCAAGCATCAACACCAAACTATTGATTTGTAATTTGGTTATATGTGATTCCTTGAACCAAACTATTCTTATTCTTCCAATCTCTGCCTTTTTCTGAGCTAAAACCTTATTTGTGGCATTTTTCAGATTTATAGAAACTTTTGTAGAAAGAACGCTGAGGTGGGAACATCTAGCTTCCATTGCACCATCTACACTCAGTGAGAATACACTTTCCCCtgcaaaatttatctttttgaaCTAAGCtctcaagaaaaagaaaaatacacaaTGCAACTCATTGGTATGATTCACTTCTGTAcataatttctctttttttatctgtggattcaaatttctttttctttttgtaaagcCAAGAACCTGATCGTAGCTTTTTTGGTTCCTTAGCAGTGATTCGGCGATTTACGCTCTCAGCACTTTCGTCAGCGAAACTGGAGCCGGAAACCATATTCTTGGAGCTCTCTTTGTTGATCTCGAGCCCATTGTTATTGATGAAGTCTGTACCAAAACTTACTGGCAGCTTTTCCATCCTAAATAGTTTCGGAAACAATTTTGTCAATGGTGAGAAAACAAtttccttctctctttcttcttacTGCTTCTTCAAATGGGGATTAGAAGTTACATAGTTGCAGTTGGAATGGAGATTGTGGACCTTAGACTTGACAGTGTGAGAACTTTCTGACAACTGTACATGCTTACGAGGGTAATTGGTCTTTAATGCTGTTGGTGGATTAACTGGTTCTGGTTTGGGATCTATGCTGGAAATAAGTCTAAACTTGGATCCACCATATATCCTTCTCCTCGGGTATCTTTCCAAGAAAATGAAACACATTACTAATTTCGTTGAAATTGGAGTCTTCCCAAAAGCTTGGTTTGGTGCATTACCTTTTGGTTTCAGGTTTCTATTACTGTTATAGGAGTATTACAAGTTACAACAGTGTTCTCTTGCCACAttctctactttttttttattgcaaaAACATTCACATTCTCTACTTCAACGAAACAAAGCCACAAGTTCGTGGTGACATGCATTTTTGCTAAGGTTTAGAACGATTAAAATACAAGGCAGCTCAGTGAATAGACTCATATCGTTAAAAACAGAGAGTATATTCATGAAattctattaaatatttattaggaAAAAATCCCTTAATATCCCCAAGTAACAAACAGCTATGGTGCAATTAcgaacaattgtttttttttaatgtaatttcttGTAATCTTATCTCAAATGGAACACTAAAAATGACACTACCCCCACTAAATTTGATTTAGAATGTAACATTAtgaattgaacaaaaaaaagactgTAACATTAtgcaaaacatttttattttataatatagttaaagttgtattactaattaatattaacaCTTGATTAATATTTCACACATAACTCAagaaattatacaaaaaatattaacatagatCATAGATCAattatatcccgcccgtagggcgggtcgaTCCTAGTTAAATATAATATCTCCATACTGAGATCATTGCGGTTTTGAGTTGTACTTGTCAGTAGTTATAGCCAACTACAATTCTTAAGCGATTTTTAGTGACTCTAAGCTTCAGCCACCTTGTTTGTCTCCTCCATCAAAGAAGTTCAGTCGTCACCTGGAAAAAAATTTCATTCGATTTACCTTTTTGTTTTCACAATAATATAATATACGCAAAAGAAGAATGATTTACCAGAGCGGTGGAGGGTGGTAGATGTTGAGGTTGCTTTGCCTAGTCAAGCATCCTTCTTGTGATTCTCCAGGAAAGCTGGCACTTGTTAACATTGATCTACCTCCTTCCCCGTTATAAATTTCGTGAGAAACTCCATTTAAACTGTCAGAGCGTTGGAAGAATGGTTCTTGACGGCGTCTTTCTTGTGATTCTTCAGTGTACAGATGAGGAAAGGTCGTCTTTGTTAACGTTCTTTGCATTCTCCTGATATAAATATCAAGCGGAACTCCATCGAATCGGCTTGAGCATTCAAGGAAGCATCGTTCTTCTTGACGATGGTGACTAGGTTGAAAAAGAAAGTCATGAGAGCTTCTTTCAGTGTATCTGAGCGGGTGGTCCAGCTGCATTGAGTTTTCTTGTAACCGGTCATGGTTAAACATTTCTGGTCTTTGACCTGCAGCTCTAATTGAGCTAACGATAGCATCTTCAAAATGTGAACATCTATGTTCTCGGCAACCACCACGAGGATCCAATGGAGATGTTCTCAATTGTCTTGATTGAACCAAAAGATCGTGCACTTGCCTAAGGTTATGGTCTTGGTGATAGCTGAGACCAAAAGAAAGCGCTGGTCTTTGTCCAACACCTTGTAACTGTTTTTGTTGTGCTTGGAGACATTTTGATTCTCGTTTTTTCATCTCTCTCCCTTTCAGCTTCTCAGCATAAAACTCTTTAGCCACGCGAGAGACTCTGAACTTGAAAGTAGTGCACTCTCCCAAAAGGAAAGGCATATCACATCTAGACCCATCTCCTCTCTTGTTCTCGTAACCAGGGTACTCGCTCTTCTCGAACGCCACGCACT from the Raphanus sativus cultivar WK10039 unplaced genomic scaffold, ASM80110v3 Scaffold1212, whole genome shotgun sequence genome contains:
- the LOC108822295 gene encoding heavy metal-associated isoprenylated plant protein 41-like isoform X1, which produces MATITELSRLIRDHGDDEEEVWITHYSSNHQILLVGEGDFSFSCTLATRFRSASNICASSLDTYDDVVRKYKKGRSNLDTLKRLGASLLHGVDATKLQLHPHLNCIKFDRIIFNFPHAGFHGKETDSSLIKKHRELVFGFLHGASHMVRADGEVHVSHKNKPPFCHWKLEELASKCSLALTQCVAFEKSEYPGYENKRGDGSRCDMPFLLGECTTFKFRVSRVAKEFYAEKLKGREMKKRESKCLQAQQKQLQGVGQRPALSFGLSYHQDHNLRQVHDLLVQSRQLRTSPLDPRGGCREHRCSHFEDAIVSSIRAAGQRPEMFNHDRLQENSMQLDHPLRYTERSSHDFLFQPSHHRQEERCFLECSSRFDGVPLDIYIRRMQRTLTKTTFPHLYTEESQERRRQEPFFQRSDSLNGVSHEIYNGEGGRSMLTSASFPGESQEGCLTRQSNLNIYHPPPLW
- the LOC108820471 gene encoding heavy metal-associated isoprenylated plant protein 41-like, with the protein product MYMGESEKSIKKAMKIASGASGVRSVSIQGQNDQLVIVGEGIDTAELTRELRKKVCHTTIVTVQAAPPPSPSPQQQQKQPSQPHLIEYHNEMAPARRCICEIPNSGYCGFCRSMRETPYQMVPSQYPPPVMYGGYREDPDNCSIM